A single window of Acidobacteriota bacterium DNA harbors:
- a CDS encoding carboxypeptidase M32 has translation MTPQNIYTDLKHRMKEIATLGSTGGVLYWDREAYLPRAADEHRAEQLAQISRMMHEWMTDPKVGEWLAAVEGSTLVKDAQSEAAVNVREWRRMYDRETRLPGEFVQDFARTTSRATTVWAEARRKSDFELFRLHLEKIIDLCRRKADFIGYSTERYDALLDGFEPGAKAADVETAFKGLRTDLVELVGKISDADRKPDIGILKRPYDVARQKVFAESMAAALGYDFAAGRVDEAVHPSCNPLGPRDTRILTRYYPEDVAEGITGIVHEAGHALYDMSRTDKEHWGTPLDETASLGIHESQSRMWENIVGRSREFWEYFFPQLQRLFRDETAGVTLDEFYGAMNWVSPSYIRVEADEATYNLHIMLRFELERAIIAGDVEVSDVPGEWNSRFKNYLGIEVDRDANGCLQDIHWSHGAFGYFATYALGNLYAAQFWSQAQKDLPGLPEDFSQGKYARLLGWLRENVHSQGSRYPAADLCRRITGEPLSHRPLLDYLYAKYADIYGISRG, from the coding sequence ATGACGCCACAGAACATCTATACCGATCTGAAGCATCGTATGAAGGAGATCGCCACTCTTGGGTCCACGGGCGGCGTTCTATACTGGGACCGGGAGGCTTACCTGCCCCGCGCGGCTGACGAACACCGGGCCGAACAACTTGCCCAGATCAGCCGAATGATGCACGAGTGGATGACGGACCCGAAGGTAGGGGAGTGGCTTGCCGCCGTCGAGGGTTCCACGCTGGTCAAGGATGCTCAGTCGGAGGCCGCGGTCAACGTCCGTGAATGGCGACGTATGTATGACCGAGAGACCAGGCTTCCGGGCGAATTCGTTCAGGATTTCGCGCGCACGACCTCCAGGGCCACCACGGTGTGGGCGGAGGCGCGCAGAAAGTCAGATTTCGAACTGTTCCGACTGCACCTCGAGAAAATAATCGACCTGTGTCGCAGGAAAGCCGACTTCATCGGCTACAGCACCGAGAGATACGATGCGCTCCTGGACGGATTCGAGCCGGGAGCGAAGGCGGCCGATGTCGAAACGGCTTTCAAGGGACTTCGCACCGACCTCGTCGAGTTGGTAGGTAAGATCTCGGACGCTGACAGGAAGCCGGACATCGGCATTCTGAAACGGCCGTATGACGTCGCCAGGCAGAAGGTTTTCGCCGAGTCCATGGCCGCGGCGTTGGGATATGACTTCGCGGCCGGTCGCGTCGATGAAGCGGTGCATCCGTCGTGCAATCCCCTCGGGCCACGCGATACGCGGATTCTCACCCGGTATTATCCGGAGGACGTCGCCGAGGGCATCACCGGTATCGTCCATGAAGCCGGTCATGCGCTGTACGACATGAGCCGGACTGACAAGGAGCATTGGGGGACGCCGTTAGATGAGACGGCGTCGCTCGGCATCCACGAGTCTCAGTCCCGGATGTGGGAGAACATCGTCGGCCGTTCGCGGGAGTTCTGGGAATACTTCTTCCCGCAGTTGCAGCGTTTGTTCCGCGACGAGACGGCGGGCGTTACGCTGGATGAGTTCTACGGTGCAATGAACTGGGTGTCCCCGTCGTATATTCGCGTAGAGGCCGACGAGGCGACCTACAATCTTCACATTATGCTCCGTTTCGAGCTGGAGCGGGCCATCATCGCCGGTGACGTCGAAGTATCAGACGTTCCCGGTGAGTGGAACAGCCGCTTCAAGAACTATCTCGGCATCGAGGTCGACAGGGATGCCAACGGGTGTCTTCAGGATATTCACTGGTCCCACGGGGCCTTCGGTTACTTCGCGACGTATGCGTTGGGGAACCTGTATGCGGCCCAGTTCTGGAGCCAGGCGCAGAAGGATCTGCCCGGGTTACCGGAGGATTTCTCGCAGGGTAAATACGCCCGGTTGCTCGGCTGGCTGCGCGAGAATGTCCACAGCCAGGGGTCCAGGTACCCCGCGGCTGACCTGTGCCGGCGCATTACCGGGGAACCGTTGTCTCACCGACCCCTGCTTGACTACCTGTACGCCAAGTACGCGGACATTTACGGTATCAGCAGGGGCTGA
- a CDS encoding prolyl oligopeptidase family serine peptidase, with product MSSLQKPTSTSLSLLAIPIICLTLAGCGAGPADVPTTAVRPVTDTYHGVQVVDNYRWLEDGTDPEVKQWTEAQDGYARSFLGDIPVREAIAGRLQQLYREASPEYYWFQYRAGHLFVLKEDPAKDQPMLVTMESPHDLASERLVLDPNALDTSGLTSIDFYVVSPDAKLVAVSLSRGGTEDGDVHVFEVATGKPLPDVVPRVNGPTAGGDVAWLADGSGFYYSRYPRPGERPPEELRFYQQVYFHKLGTSTEDDTYEIGREFPAIAEIQFETSPDNTYVLARVANGDGGEYAHYLRGPAGRWKQVTEHSDMIPDAKFGHDNSLYLLSHKNAPWGKILRLPAGYTNLSAATTVVAESDVVISDFLLTGEAIFIRDIVGGPSQIRVLDRSGVFQKVIPILPVSSVRDMVSLGGNQVLFRNQSYVEPDACYTYDLSENRLVRTALFVTSPADFGDIEVVREFVTSKDGTRVPINIMLRKDVTLNGVNPTILYGYGGYGSSQSPWYDRQLSLWLNHGGVYVVANLRGGGEFGEDWHLAGNLVNKQNVFDDFAACARYLIDAGYTSPSRLAIRGGSNGGLLVAATMTQHPELFRAVVCQRGVLDMLRVELDPNGAFNVTEYGTVKVLEQFKALYAYSPYHNVVDNTRYPDVLFTADENDGRVYPYHSRKMVARMQAASPTSLALLRATSGRGHGIGSSLSEDIALWVDVYAFLFDRLGVDISAPQPE from the coding sequence ATGAGTAGCCTCCAAAAACCGACTTCGACGTCGCTTTCCCTTCTGGCAATCCCGATAATCTGCCTGACCCTGGCCGGCTGCGGTGCCGGACCCGCCGACGTTCCCACCACGGCCGTCAGACCCGTTACGGACACCTATCACGGCGTGCAGGTCGTCGACAATTACAGGTGGCTGGAAGACGGTACTGATCCGGAGGTGAAGCAATGGACCGAGGCACAGGACGGTTATGCACGCAGCTTCCTGGGCGACATCCCGGTCCGCGAAGCTATCGCCGGCCGGTTGCAGCAACTGTACCGCGAGGCCTCGCCGGAGTACTATTGGTTTCAGTATCGGGCAGGTCACCTGTTTGTACTCAAGGAAGACCCCGCCAAAGACCAGCCGATGCTTGTGACGATGGAATCACCGCATGACCTTGCCTCAGAGCGGCTTGTCCTGGATCCCAACGCGCTGGATACCAGCGGCCTGACCTCCATCGACTTCTATGTCGTCTCTCCCGATGCGAAACTCGTAGCCGTATCTCTCTCCAGGGGAGGCACGGAAGACGGCGACGTCCACGTGTTTGAAGTCGCCACGGGAAAGCCGCTGCCGGACGTCGTCCCCCGCGTCAACGGCCCCACCGCCGGAGGTGACGTCGCGTGGCTGGCCGATGGTTCGGGTTTCTATTACAGCCGTTACCCACGCCCGGGCGAGCGCCCCCCGGAAGAGCTCCGCTTCTACCAGCAAGTATATTTTCACAAACTCGGCACTTCGACCGAGGATGATACGTACGAGATCGGCAGGGAATTCCCGGCCATCGCCGAGATACAATTCGAGACGTCACCGGACAACACCTACGTGCTGGCCCGGGTCGCCAACGGCGACGGCGGCGAGTACGCTCACTACCTGCGCGGCCCGGCCGGGCGATGGAAACAGGTCACCGAACATTCGGATATGATTCCGGACGCAAAGTTCGGTCATGACAACTCCCTGTACTTGTTGTCACACAAGAATGCCCCCTGGGGGAAAATCCTTCGCTTGCCCGCCGGGTACACGAACCTTTCCGCGGCCACAACCGTGGTGGCGGAAAGTGACGTCGTCATCAGCGATTTCCTGCTCACTGGCGAAGCCATATTCATCAGAGACATAGTGGGCGGTCCGTCGCAGATCCGCGTGCTGGACCGATCGGGCGTTTTTCAGAAGGTGATTCCGATTCTTCCGGTTTCATCGGTAAGAGACATGGTCTCCCTGGGCGGCAACCAGGTCCTTTTCAGAAACCAGAGTTACGTGGAACCGGACGCCTGCTATACGTACGATCTTTCGGAGAACAGACTGGTGCGGACGGCGCTCTTTGTTACTTCGCCGGCCGACTTTGGCGATATTGAAGTCGTGCGTGAGTTTGTCACCTCCAAAGACGGTACGCGTGTCCCCATCAACATCATGCTACGCAAGGACGTGACGCTCAACGGGGTGAACCCGACGATCCTGTATGGCTATGGGGGCTACGGTTCCAGCCAGTCACCGTGGTACGATCGCCAGCTCAGTCTGTGGCTGAACCATGGAGGCGTATACGTCGTGGCCAACCTGCGCGGTGGAGGTGAGTTCGGGGAGGACTGGCACCTTGCCGGCAACCTGGTCAACAAGCAGAACGTTTTCGATGATTTTGCCGCCTGCGCCCGCTACCTGATCGACGCCGGCTACACCAGTCCGTCCAGGCTGGCCATCAGGGGAGGAAGCAACGGCGGACTCCTGGTCGCCGCCACCATGACGCAGCATCCGGAACTCTTTCGGGCGGTCGTCTGCCAGAGGGGCGTTCTTGATATGCTGCGAGTGGAGTTGGACCCCAACGGCGCGTTTAACGTGACTGAATACGGGACCGTGAAGGTTTTGGAGCAGTTCAAGGCGCTGTACGCGTATTCACCGTATCACAACGTGGTCGACAACACGCGCTACCCCGACGTTCTTTTCACTGCCGATGAGAACGACGGCCGGGTCTACCCCTACCACTCGCGCAAGATGGTGGCAAGAATGCAGGCGGCCAGCCCGACCAGTCTGGCTCTCCTGAGAGCGACCTCCGGCCGCGGGCACGGGATCGGCAGTTCGCTGAGCGAAGATATTGCGCTCTGGGTGGACGTGTATGCGTTTCTCTTTGACAGGCTCGGCGTGGATATCAGCGCACCGCAGCCCGAATAG
- a CDS encoding glycosyltransferase family 39 protein, whose amino-acid sequence MPASTPGRHTMGFTRFIPRFSSARSDWCISSLLVLLTCALYLVFRSAQQSGDYLSYAYAIRTGKALFHPHHVLFSPVVRGLYLTALQFNLSFDAVFVGQLHNILWAAVAIVALYHTLRVILSSRARALTAAIVFFASIGVWSGSTQAEVYVPATACLSLAALLLVSGYGRRWSATRLLSLSVLYALAVLYHQSNVIFALPLAAALLNGDATRKIGKTTAVLCLSGVLVLIVYVLAYTSAASQATVEGFFRFCLAYTDHPNPAWGTTAHFSPAGVALLLKSQLRSVVYVPPGSSWPVLAAIAVFGLLLAGVVVHAVGRVWRVRTYRGFRISLIAWLLSYYFFFLWWLPGRSEFFVMTLPPLLMLTSMTLKDLSGHVGRSWLRRVLLAATAGALLIAFVINIAYSVLPQTRSRGPSYAAASQLAAIADDDCTVVCEYKQMQHLRYCFGRERVVESSLILLYAYHRGAVPDTLRLDADRCALIPLSVVVPDYRGVGTSGYDDRSGWRVFITWLFDVREGTEASEMTLRDFELLRDGNGTEYILLSARRIGVDGWAGLLANLDEKLAIQTGIKSDTFSKWLR is encoded by the coding sequence ATGCCGGCGTCCACGCCGGGCCGCCATACCATGGGTTTCACGAGATTCATTCCACGGTTTAGTTCCGCCAGAAGCGATTGGTGCATCAGCAGCCTGCTTGTCCTGCTGACCTGCGCCCTGTACCTGGTTTTTCGTTCTGCCCAGCAGTCGGGGGATTATCTGTCCTATGCCTATGCGATCAGGACCGGCAAAGCGCTTTTTCACCCGCATCACGTTCTCTTCTCGCCGGTGGTACGCGGCCTCTACCTTACGGCGCTGCAGTTCAACTTGTCATTTGACGCCGTCTTTGTCGGCCAGTTGCACAACATTCTCTGGGCCGCCGTGGCCATCGTGGCACTGTATCATACTCTCAGAGTCATCCTTTCTTCCCGGGCTCGTGCTCTAACCGCTGCCATTGTGTTCTTTGCCAGCATCGGCGTGTGGAGCGGCTCGACACAGGCGGAGGTCTACGTGCCCGCCACGGCCTGTCTGTCTCTTGCCGCTCTTCTGCTCGTGAGCGGATACGGGCGACGGTGGTCCGCCACCAGGCTCCTGTCACTGTCCGTGCTCTATGCGTTGGCCGTGCTCTACCACCAATCAAACGTGATCTTCGCCCTCCCCCTTGCCGCGGCCCTGCTGAACGGCGACGCCACGCGGAAGATCGGGAAAACGACAGCGGTGTTGTGCCTGTCAGGGGTTCTCGTCCTGATCGTGTACGTTCTGGCGTACACAAGCGCCGCGTCTCAGGCGACGGTCGAAGGCTTCTTCCGTTTCTGCCTCGCCTATACCGATCATCCCAATCCCGCGTGGGGAACAACGGCCCATTTCAGCCCCGCCGGAGTCGCTCTGTTGTTGAAAAGCCAGTTGCGAAGTGTCGTGTATGTTCCCCCCGGATCCTCATGGCCGGTTCTCGCCGCGATTGCCGTCTTCGGGCTTTTGCTTGCAGGAGTGGTGGTACATGCGGTCGGCCGGGTCTGGCGCGTACGCACGTACCGGGGGTTTCGGATTTCGCTGATAGCCTGGCTTCTGTCCTACTACTTCTTCTTCCTGTGGTGGCTGCCCGGCAGGAGCGAGTTTTTCGTCATGACGCTGCCGCCTCTGCTGATGCTGACCTCCATGACTCTGAAGGACCTGTCCGGCCACGTCGGTCGGTCATGGCTGCGCAGGGTGCTGCTTGCGGCCACGGCCGGGGCATTGCTTATCGCCTTCGTGATCAACATCGCTTACTCAGTGCTCCCCCAGACTCGATCTCGGGGACCCTCGTATGCGGCGGCCTCGCAGTTGGCTGCCATCGCGGACGATGATTGCACGGTCGTGTGCGAATACAAACAGATGCAGCATCTTCGCTATTGCTTTGGCAGGGAACGGGTCGTCGAATCGTCGTTGATCCTCCTGTATGCCTATCACCGGGGGGCGGTTCCGGACACGCTCCGGCTGGATGCCGACAGGTGCGCGCTCATACCGCTCAGCGTGGTCGTTCCCGATTACCGGGGAGTGGGAACCAGCGGTTACGATGATCGGTCAGGCTGGCGTGTCTTTATTACGTGGTTGTTCGATGTCCGGGAGGGCACGGAGGCGTCCGAAATGACACTCAGAGATTTCGAGCTGCTTCGCGACGGGAACGGGACTGAGTATATCCTGCTTTCGGCCCGGAGGATCGGGGTCGACGGTTGGGCCGGACTCCTGGCAAACCTGGACGAAAAACTTGCGATTCAGACAGGTATCAAGTCCGACACCTTCTCGAAATGGCTCCGCTAA
- a CDS encoding DUF5916 domain-containing protein, whose protein sequence is MTSRLTHRHWLPACLLMLAVCHFLSRPAMAGDTFTPVYHPTLDVSKAAGEIKIDGKLGDPGWRNAARAANFAEHRPGDQTEPPVQTVAYMTYDDENLYVSFVCYDDPRAVRASLSERERVGNDDNICLCLDTYGDAAWAYTLNVNPYGVQADALWSPDNGEDGRFDLVWESAGLITDSGYQVEMAVPFASLRFPSVEQQVWRVDFWRNHPREASRAYSWAAYDRNEACWPCKWGTVTGIEGVQAGRGVEIMPSAIGYQYGALNGDGIPAKPYEFADDDAKGEMSLGGKYAVSSDVTVEATYNPDFSQVEADAGQISVNTTFALFYPERRPFFQEGSDLFRTVFNSFYTRTVNDPQFAAKVTARTGRSGLGYLIARDENSPITLPFEERSVYLLTGRSTTSVFRLRQTIGSGSQLGLIATDRRFDGGGSGSVISHDGLLRFTPSLSLSYQAVLAHTKEANDSTIVPSWLRSTVFWDDHTADFDGESYWGHGGVGVLRWQTRTWNAAVNYWEVSPTYRADNGYDPKNNRRDLTVTTGYRYRPESDLFDMVNPWVDAGTVWNWNGRKKDEFVALNLFTQLRVAQASSFTQYIRRAENLGGIQFDNIWNVHQEGNVRLGDQLAIGLDGGYGHTIARRFRRMGKTINLGVQADIKPYDRILVEQWAQYATADEMDSGVELYRQFIYRNRFGYQLLRQLSLRLVVEYENYRELGSDKSDRWSVDPLLTYRINPFSIFYIGSTYNYETRSEMDSYGISTASNRLTSRQFFMKLQYLFQI, encoded by the coding sequence ATGACATCAAGATTAACGCACCGTCACTGGCTGCCGGCGTGTCTGTTGATGCTGGCGGTCTGCCATTTTCTGTCACGGCCGGCCATGGCCGGCGATACGTTTACGCCGGTGTACCACCCGACCCTGGACGTGTCAAAGGCAGCCGGTGAGATCAAGATCGACGGCAAGCTCGGCGATCCCGGCTGGCGCAACGCCGCCCGGGCGGCCAATTTCGCGGAACACCGCCCCGGCGACCAGACCGAACCCCCGGTTCAGACGGTGGCGTACATGACGTACGACGACGAGAACCTGTACGTCTCGTTCGTCTGCTATGATGATCCGAGGGCGGTCCGTGCGTCGTTGTCTGAAAGAGAACGAGTGGGCAACGACGATAATATCTGTCTGTGCCTGGACACGTACGGTGACGCGGCCTGGGCATATACGCTGAACGTCAATCCTTACGGCGTGCAGGCCGATGCGCTCTGGTCACCCGACAACGGGGAGGACGGTCGCTTCGACCTGGTCTGGGAATCGGCGGGCCTGATCACCGATTCCGGTTACCAGGTTGAGATGGCCGTGCCGTTTGCGTCTCTACGTTTTCCCAGCGTGGAGCAGCAGGTGTGGAGAGTTGATTTCTGGCGCAACCACCCCCGGGAAGCCAGCAGGGCATACTCGTGGGCGGCATATGATCGCAATGAGGCCTGCTGGCCGTGCAAGTGGGGGACGGTTACGGGGATCGAGGGGGTACAGGCCGGCAGAGGAGTAGAGATAATGCCGTCGGCGATCGGCTACCAGTACGGCGCCCTTAACGGCGACGGTATCCCGGCGAAACCGTATGAGTTTGCTGACGACGACGCCAAGGGAGAAATGTCGCTCGGAGGCAAGTACGCCGTTTCGTCCGACGTAACCGTTGAGGCGACCTATAACCCGGATTTCAGCCAGGTCGAAGCCGATGCCGGTCAGATAAGCGTCAACACCACTTTTGCCCTGTTCTACCCCGAGAGAAGGCCGTTTTTCCAGGAGGGCAGTGACCTGTTTAGAACCGTCTTCAACTCGTTCTATACGCGCACGGTCAATGATCCGCAGTTTGCGGCCAAGGTGACTGCGCGCACCGGTCGCAGCGGGCTGGGCTATCTGATCGCACGGGATGAGAACAGCCCGATTACACTGCCTTTCGAGGAACGGAGTGTCTACCTCCTGACCGGTCGGAGCACGACGAGCGTGTTTCGACTCCGTCAGACAATCGGCAGCGGTTCTCAACTGGGATTGATAGCCACGGACAGGCGATTTGACGGCGGCGGTTCCGGTTCGGTCATCAGCCACGACGGTCTGCTGCGTTTTACACCGAGTCTCAGTCTCTCGTATCAGGCGGTACTCGCCCACACGAAGGAGGCCAATGACTCTACCATTGTTCCCTCCTGGCTCAGAAGTACTGTGTTCTGGGACGATCACACGGCGGATTTCGACGGCGAGTCGTACTGGGGTCATGGCGGCGTCGGCGTGCTGAGGTGGCAAACGCGGACCTGGAATGCCGCCGTCAACTACTGGGAGGTAAGTCCCACTTACCGCGCCGATAACGGATACGACCCCAAGAATAACCGGCGCGACCTCACGGTTACTACCGGGTACAGGTATCGTCCGGAAAGTGACCTGTTCGACATGGTGAACCCCTGGGTTGACGCAGGCACCGTCTGGAACTGGAACGGGAGGAAGAAGGACGAGTTCGTCGCGCTGAACCTGTTTACTCAACTGAGAGTGGCTCAGGCCTCTTCTTTCACTCAATACATAAGGCGCGCCGAGAACCTGGGCGGCATTCAGTTTGACAACATCTGGAATGTTCATCAGGAGGGCAATGTCAGGCTCGGCGATCAGCTGGCCATTGGTTTGGATGGGGGCTACGGGCATACCATAGCGCGGAGATTCCGGAGGATGGGCAAGACAATCAACCTGGGCGTCCAGGCGGACATCAAGCCGTATGACCGGATCCTGGTTGAGCAGTGGGCGCAGTATGCTACCGCCGACGAGATGGATTCGGGCGTGGAACTTTATAGGCAGTTTATCTACCGCAACCGCTTCGGTTATCAATTACTGCGCCAGCTCTCGCTCCGGCTGGTTGTCGAGTACGAGAACTACAGGGAACTGGGGTCTGATAAAAGTGATCGCTGGAGCGTGGATCCGCTGCTGACCTACCGCATAAACCCGTTCTCAATCTTCTACATCGGGTCGACTTACAATTACGAGACGAGATCGGAAATGGATAGTTACGGAATCAGCACCGCGTCCAACAGGCTGACTTCAAGACAGTTCTTCATGAAGCTTCAGTACCTGTTCCAGATATAG
- a CDS encoding RNA-binding protein, whose amino-acid sequence MNIYVGNLSFDTTEEQLRQAFEAFGEISSVNIIKDKYTGESRGFAFVEMSDQSAATAAMNGLNGQELNGRTLNINEARPRTEGGSRGGRGGGYGSNRRRNW is encoded by the coding sequence ATGAACATCTACGTAGGTAACCTGTCGTTCGACACGACAGAAGAGCAGTTACGCCAGGCGTTTGAGGCCTTTGGAGAGATCTCGAGCGTCAACATTATCAAGGACAAGTACACCGGGGAGTCAAGAGGGTTCGCCTTCGTTGAGATGTCCGACCAGAGCGCGGCTACCGCTGCGATGAACGGCCTGAACGGCCAGGAACTGAATGGACGCACGCTGAACATCAATGAGGCGCGCCCACGAACCGAGGGAGGCAGCCGCGGCGGTCGCGGCGGTGGTTACGGCAGCAATCGCCGTCGGAACTGGTAA
- a CDS encoding aspartyl protease family protein, whose amino-acid sequence MINRRHVLAGCLLAALISTAAFAQGDLTDPYEILGRHFEANGGLDRLKAEQTEYMEGTLSVAGLEGTLKVWTQLPDRSRVEVDLGIFTQIQGDAGEYQWVLDSNGKLQKITNPDEATVKRREVQRRMAAYEHADPRSDVFTVTFEGVEKVEDKDCYVIKVTNSISKDVYTSHIDTENLLLKKSVAIEGTNSRDVFYKDYREIDGLMVAFWTREIAHQTGQAQEVTITKYVSNPRIDPSLFEPPAEGGKDYRFATGNSAENIPFQFVGNHLYVPVTVGCKVRLWILDSGASVSVVTKRFADELGLQLEGDLKGRGVGGTVDLKLTTLPPFSLPGVEFDEQTVAVVDLTELTRALGMDVAGILGFDFLSRFVTGIDYASQLVSFYDPETFVYAGDGKELDVHVRDGLFRVKATLDGMHSGIWLFDLGASITSIDGAYALRNGFTEMKGVEVIGRGAANAFGTKNVRCKSIELAGFTVDNPIVNFSYGGTDTVSTQDQIGILGNTLFRNFVIYCDYANERVILEKGDKFNQEFPEDRSGMQLTGGEGGAVEVLFVADGTPAAKAGFRQGDIVQSVNGIDTEYIDGLIAVRRMLMEKPGTRYTFVVDRQDQEKNLKLKLANLF is encoded by the coding sequence ATGATAAACCGGCGACATGTACTTGCAGGCTGCCTGCTGGCGGCACTGATCAGCACGGCCGCCTTCGCACAGGGCGACCTTACCGATCCGTATGAGATTCTGGGCCGTCACTTCGAGGCCAACGGAGGGCTCGACCGCCTGAAGGCGGAACAAACTGAATACATGGAAGGTACCTTATCCGTGGCGGGCCTTGAGGGAACACTCAAAGTGTGGACCCAGCTGCCGGACCGCTCCCGGGTCGAGGTTGATCTGGGGATATTCACCCAGATCCAGGGCGACGCCGGAGAGTACCAATGGGTGCTGGATTCAAACGGCAAACTCCAGAAAATTACCAATCCCGATGAGGCCACCGTCAAGCGCAGGGAGGTGCAGCGGCGGATGGCCGCGTACGAGCACGCCGATCCGCGTTCCGACGTGTTTACGGTGACGTTCGAGGGCGTCGAGAAGGTTGAGGACAAAGACTGCTACGTTATCAAGGTGACTAACAGCATCAGCAAAGACGTTTACACCAGCCACATAGACACGGAGAACCTGCTTCTAAAGAAGAGCGTGGCGATTGAGGGCACGAACAGCCGTGACGTGTTCTACAAAGACTATCGCGAGATTGACGGCCTGATGGTGGCGTTCTGGACCAGGGAAATCGCGCACCAGACCGGGCAGGCTCAGGAAGTCACCATCACGAAGTACGTCTCGAACCCCCGGATCGATCCGTCACTTTTTGAGCCGCCGGCGGAAGGTGGCAAGGACTACCGGTTTGCCACCGGTAACAGCGCTGAGAATATTCCCTTTCAGTTCGTGGGAAACCACTTGTACGTTCCGGTCACGGTCGGCTGCAAAGTGAGGTTATGGATTCTTGACAGCGGTGCGTCCGTGTCCGTTGTCACCAAGCGTTTTGCCGATGAACTCGGGCTGCAGTTGGAGGGTGATCTCAAGGGCCGCGGGGTCGGCGGGACGGTCGACCTGAAACTCACCACCCTGCCACCCTTCTCCCTGCCGGGGGTCGAGTTCGACGAGCAGACCGTCGCGGTGGTGGACCTGACCGAGCTTACCCGCGCACTCGGCATGGATGTCGCCGGTATTCTGGGTTTCGATTTCCTTTCACGATTCGTGACCGGGATAGACTACGCCTCCCAACTGGTTTCGTTCTATGACCCGGAAACGTTCGTTTATGCCGGCGACGGTAAAGAGCTGGACGTGCACGTCAGAGACGGCTTGTTCAGGGTCAAGGCCACTTTGGACGGTATGCACTCGGGCATCTGGCTGTTTGATCTCGGGGCGTCCATCACATCTATTGACGGAGCCTACGCCCTTCGGAACGGTTTCACGGAGATGAAGGGCGTCGAGGTTATCGGACGTGGCGCCGCGAACGCCTTCGGAACCAAGAACGTGAGGTGCAAGAGCATCGAGCTGGCCGGCTTCACGGTGGACAACCCGATAGTCAACTTCTCCTATGGCGGCACCGACACGGTCTCCACGCAAGACCAGATAGGCATCCTCGGTAACACGCTCTTCAGAAACTTCGTCATCTACTGCGATTACGCCAACGAGCGGGTGATTCTGGAAAAAGGGGACAAGTTCAATCAGGAATTCCCCGAAGACCGCTCCGGCATGCAGCTCACCGGCGGCGAGGGCGGCGCCGTGGAGGTCCTGTTCGTCGCGGACGGGACGCCGGCAGCCAAAGCCGGGTTTCGCCAGGGGGATATCGTGCAATCGGTGAATGGGATCGATACAGAGTACATTGACGGCCTTATCGCTGTCCGCCGGATGCTCATGGAGAAGCCGGGCACCAGGTATACGTTCGTGGTTGATCGGCAGGATCAGGAGAAGAACTTGAAGCTTAAACTGGCGAACCTTTTCTAG